A DNA window from Parabacteroides johnsonii DSM 18315 contains the following coding sequences:
- the epsC gene encoding serine O-acetyltransferase EpsC — MNRATILEEIRRNVDLLSVTDQPEYQYIPLHQKPSPSVTALREIMTLLRKVIFPGFFGTEQEAQTDSIQYYTGVYLEQIYDLLQEQIYNGLCFEVECCCDSKDRASEIAIAFINKVPHIKYLLSTDVKAILDGDPAAKSSSEIIFCYPAIHAILYQRVAHELLKLDVPVIPRIITEMAHSDTGIDIHPGAQIGKYFSIDHGTGVVIGQTAIIGNHVRLYQGVTLGAKSFTLDEEGLPLDVPRHPIIEDYVTIYSNASILGRITIGHGSVIGGNIWLTHSVPPNSKVLQTRAVEDK; from the coding sequence ATGAACAGAGCAACTATCTTAGAAGAAATCCGGAGAAATGTAGATTTGCTGTCAGTGACAGATCAACCGGAATACCAATACATTCCGCTACACCAGAAACCTTCACCATCGGTGACGGCACTCAGGGAGATCATGACCTTGCTTCGCAAGGTCATTTTCCCTGGATTCTTCGGGACGGAACAAGAAGCACAGACAGATTCCATACAATATTATACAGGTGTATATCTGGAGCAGATCTATGACCTGTTACAGGAGCAAATCTATAACGGCCTATGCTTTGAAGTCGAATGTTGTTGTGACTCCAAGGATCGTGCTTCTGAAATAGCCATTGCTTTTATCAATAAAGTCCCACATATCAAATATCTGTTATCGACAGATGTGAAAGCAATCTTAGATGGCGATCCGGCGGCCAAAAGTTCCAGCGAAATTATTTTCTGCTATCCGGCAATTCATGCCATTCTTTATCAGCGGGTGGCCCATGAGCTACTAAAGCTCGATGTACCTGTGATTCCGCGTATTATAACGGAAATGGCTCATTCCGATACAGGAATAGACATTCATCCGGGAGCGCAAATCGGAAAATATTTCAGTATCGATCATGGTACAGGTGTTGTGATCGGACAGACGGCTATAATCGGTAATCATGTTCGCCTTTATCAAGGTGTGACATTGGGAGCAAAAAGCTTTACCCTGGATGAAGAAGGATTACCTCTGGACGTTCCACGCCATCCGATTATCGAAGATTATGTTACGATCTATTCCAATGCTTCTATTTTAGGAAGGATCACCATTGGTCACGGTTCCGTGATCGGTGGTAACATCTGGCTAACCCACAGCGTTCCACCCAATTCCAAAGTATTGCAGACACGTGCTGTCGAGGATAAATAA
- a CDS encoding tetratricopeptide repeat protein yields MKRVLLTVALCVAASASFAQKKVVSEAQSIAKGSNADFGEARTLIKGALENPETKDDAKTWYVAGFIEDQQFNAERAKQILGQQPNEPVMYEALYGILPYFQKAYELDQLPNEKGKVKPKYTKDIKSILSANHVYLFNGGAYYFDKQEYKKAYDFFNQYVEISELPMFEGTQTAEKDSTFMTVQFYAAAAASLAKDSRLAISALERAKNTPYRQYDVYQYLCYEYGEARTAQDSVMLEKTFEEGMQVFPDSIFFLNNLINTYIYSNRNEKALELLNVAIQKTPDDATLYNVMGHVYENGVKNPAEAEKYYLLALEKDPNMTIALSNIGRVYYNQGVNKLSEANMINDSKKYQEELGMAKDLFKKALPYYKKAHEAEPEKMDNMIALRGIYYNLNMGPELEAIEAEMNK; encoded by the coding sequence ATGAAACGAGTATTATTGACAGTTGCACTATGTGTTGCAGCATCTGCCTCTTTCGCACAGAAAAAAGTTGTGAGCGAGGCACAGAGTATTGCTAAAGGCAGTAACGCAGACTTCGGAGAAGCCAGAACCTTGATCAAAGGTGCGTTGGAAAATCCGGAAACTAAAGACGACGCTAAAACTTGGTATGTAGCAGGTTTTATTGAAGACCAGCAGTTCAACGCTGAAAGAGCTAAACAAATCTTGGGACAGCAACCAAACGAACCGGTTATGTACGAAGCTTTGTATGGTATTTTACCTTATTTCCAGAAAGCCTACGAACTGGATCAGCTGCCGAACGAGAAAGGTAAAGTAAAACCTAAATACACAAAAGATATTAAAAGTATCTTGAGTGCAAACCATGTATATCTGTTCAATGGTGGTGCATATTATTTCGATAAACAAGAGTATAAGAAAGCATACGATTTCTTCAACCAGTATGTGGAAATATCCGAACTGCCAATGTTTGAAGGGACTCAGACTGCGGAAAAAGACTCTACATTCATGACTGTTCAGTTCTATGCAGCTGCAGCTGCTTCTTTAGCTAAAGATTCCAGATTGGCTATTTCCGCTTTGGAACGTGCCAAGAATACTCCTTATCGTCAATATGATGTTTATCAATATCTTTGCTACGAATACGGAGAAGCAAGAACTGCTCAGGATTCTGTTATGCTGGAAAAGACATTTGAAGAAGGTATGCAGGTTTTCCCGGATTCAATTTTCTTTTTGAATAACTTGATTAATACTTATATTTATTCCAATAGAAATGAAAAAGCCTTGGAGTTGTTGAACGTAGCAATACAAAAGACTCCAGATGATGCTACTCTCTATAATGTAATGGGACACGTGTACGAAAATGGTGTGAAAAATCCTGCCGAGGCAGAAAAATACTATTTGCTTGCTTTGGAAAAAGATCCGAATATGACAATTGCTCTTTCTAACATTGGCCGTGTCTATTACAATCAGGGTGTGAACAAATTAAGTGAAGCCAATATGATTAATGATAGTAAGAAATATCAGGAAGAATTAGGTATGGCAAAAGATTTGTTCAAAAAGGCTCTTCCTTATTATAAAAAAGCTCACGAAGCAGAACCTGAAAAGATGGACAACATGATCGCTTTGAGAGGTATCTATTACAATCTGAACATGGGTCCGGAATTGGAAGCTATCGAAGCTGAAATGAATAAATAA
- a CDS encoding NADH-quinone oxidoreductase subunit NuoE family protein: MKIHLIQIKINELLAVCDEHNNDPGELINILHAAQGIFGYLPREVQEIIASRLHIPVSRVYGVVTFYSFFTMTPKGKYPISVCLGTACYVRGAEKVLDEFQRQLEIKVGETTPDGLFSLDCLRCVGACGLAPVVTIAGKVYGRLTPEKVRDILSEYYLLEQV; encoded by the coding sequence ATGAAAATACATTTGATTCAGATAAAGATCAATGAATTATTGGCTGTCTGTGATGAACATAACAATGATCCGGGAGAGCTGATCAACATATTGCATGCCGCTCAGGGCATATTCGGTTATCTACCTCGCGAAGTGCAGGAGATCATTGCCAGCCGATTACATATCCCGGTTTCCAGGGTATACGGCGTTGTTACGTTCTATTCGTTCTTTACCATGACTCCGAAGGGAAAATATCCTATTTCCGTCTGTCTGGGAACGGCCTGTTATGTACGTGGAGCCGAGAAAGTCCTGGATGAGTTCCAACGCCAGTTGGAGATCAAAGTTGGAGAGACTACTCCTGACGGCCTGTTCTCATTGGATTGTTTACGTTGTGTGGGTGCTTGCGGGCTGGCCCCGGTCGTTACGATTGCCGGAAAAGTCTATGGACGTCTGACTCCGGAGAAAGTGCGAGATATCCTTTCCGAATACTACCTGTTGGAACAGGTATAA
- a CDS encoding NADH-dependent [FeFe] hydrogenase, group A6, with translation METVKLIIDRRSVEVPKGTTILDAAKGMGIRIPTLCYMKLEDLHYENNPGACRICVVEIEGRRNLAPSCKTECTEGMVVQTHSPRVMNARKTVMELILSNHPAECLTCSSNGHCELQAIAHDLGIREIRYKGEMSTFQIDRSPSIVRNMNKCIMCRRCETMCNNIQTVGALTAVNRGFNAAVSTAFERDIAGSTCSYCGQCVSVCPVNALSGRNTQQPVLDALADPDKIVIAQTAPAVRTALGRDFGYEPGTLVTGKMVSALRGLGFDYVFDTDFAADLTIMEEGTELLQRIGKYLKGDQEVKMPLMTSCCPGWVSFVEQHFPELLDNLSTAKSPQQMFGAIAKSYFAEKLGVDRKQIVVVSIMPCLAKKYEASRPEFAVDGNPDVDISIYTRELARLIRYANINFAELPDSNFDRPLGESTGAGVIFGTTGGVIEAACRTAYELYTKKALPKIDFEELRGLEGIRSATIDFDGTPIKIGIAHGLGNARKLIEDVKNGTSPYHAIEVMACPGGCIGGGGQPFHRGRMEVLRKRAAALYQEDRSKTLRKSHENPYIQALYANYLGEPCGPRAHELLHTHYFDRKEAINMFTQENQEG, from the coding sequence ATGGAAACAGTAAAACTTATTATAGATAGAAGATCCGTGGAAGTCCCCAAAGGAACCACGATCTTGGATGCCGCAAAAGGAATGGGTATCCGTATTCCGACTCTTTGCTACATGAAGTTGGAGGATTTGCATTATGAAAATAATCCGGGTGCCTGCCGTATCTGCGTAGTCGAAATAGAAGGCCGTCGTAATCTGGCTCCTTCCTGTAAAACAGAGTGTACGGAGGGAATGGTCGTACAGACACACAGCCCACGCGTGATGAATGCCCGGAAAACCGTGATGGAACTGATCCTGTCCAACCATCCGGCAGAATGCCTGACTTGCAGCAGTAACGGACATTGCGAATTACAAGCGATCGCCCACGATCTGGGAATACGCGAGATTCGCTATAAAGGTGAGATGTCGACGTTCCAGATAGACCGTTCACCGTCTATCGTGCGCAACATGAATAAGTGCATCATGTGCCGTCGCTGCGAGACCATGTGTAACAATATTCAGACCGTTGGAGCCCTGACTGCTGTCAATCGGGGCTTTAATGCCGCCGTCTCTACTGCTTTCGAACGGGATATTGCAGGTAGTACGTGCTCCTATTGCGGCCAGTGCGTATCGGTTTGTCCGGTAAATGCGTTGAGCGGACGGAATACGCAACAACCGGTATTGGATGCGTTGGCCGATCCGGACAAGATAGTGATAGCCCAGACAGCTCCGGCTGTCCGTACGGCTTTAGGGCGCGATTTCGGATATGAGCCAGGAACATTGGTGACTGGCAAGATGGTTTCTGCCCTCCGTGGATTGGGTTTCGATTATGTTTTTGATACGGATTTCGCTGCCGACCTGACCATTATGGAAGAAGGGACAGAGTTGTTACAACGGATCGGGAAATACCTGAAAGGCGATCAAGAAGTAAAAATGCCATTGATGACAAGCTGTTGTCCGGGTTGGGTCAGCTTCGTCGAGCAGCATTTCCCGGAATTATTAGACAATCTGTCGACGGCAAAGAGCCCGCAACAAATGTTCGGAGCGATCGCAAAAAGCTATTTTGCCGAAAAGTTGGGAGTGGACCGAAAGCAGATCGTTGTCGTGTCGATCATGCCTTGCCTGGCAAAGAAATATGAAGCCAGCCGCCCGGAATTTGCGGTCGATGGCAATCCTGATGTCGATATTTCGATCTATACGCGCGAATTGGCCCGCCTGATCCGCTATGCAAATATAAACTTTGCAGAACTGCCGGATAGCAATTTCGACCGTCCGTTAGGCGAATCGACAGGAGCAGGCGTCATCTTCGGAACAACTGGTGGCGTGATAGAAGCTGCCTGCCGTACAGCATACGAGCTATATACGAAAAAGGCTCTTCCTAAAATTGATTTTGAAGAACTCCGAGGATTGGAAGGTATTCGCAGTGCAACAATAGACTTTGATGGAACACCGATAAAAATAGGGATAGCTCATGGTTTGGGTAATGCCCGTAAACTGATTGAAGATGTCAAAAACGGCACGTCGCCCTATCATGCAATCGAAGTTATGGCATGTCCGGGCGGTTGTATCGGCGGTGGCGGCCAACCGTTTCACAGGGGTAGGATGGAGGTGTTGCGCAAGCGTGCGGCGGCTCTTTATCAGGAGGACCGTAGCAAGACGCTTCGCAAGAGTCATGAGAATCCTTATATTCAGGCTCTTTATGCCAACTATCTGGGAGAACCGTGCGGACCGCGTGCCCATGAACTGTTGCACACACACTATTTCGACCGTAAGGAAGCCATTAATATGTTTACGCAAGAAAATCAGGAGGGATAA
- a CDS encoding (2Fe-2S) ferredoxin domain-containing protein, whose amino-acid sequence MNKVKTLDDLRKMRETLRSTLDIREKSNHPEQMVQIRVSMATCGIAAGAKEIMNYFIEALDREKVDALVTQTGCMGYCYAEPTVEVTLPGKEPLVFGHVKKAKVDEIIARYIRHGELLDDIIPVTYTAVKPE is encoded by the coding sequence ATGAATAAAGTGAAAACATTGGATGATCTTCGGAAGATGCGTGAAACCTTGCGATCGACCTTGGATATTAGAGAGAAAAGTAATCATCCTGAACAAATGGTACAGATCCGTGTATCTATGGCAACTTGTGGGATTGCCGCCGGAGCCAAAGAGATCATGAATTATTTCATTGAAGCGCTGGATCGTGAAAAAGTAGATGCTTTGGTGACACAAACCGGATGCATGGGATATTGCTATGCCGAACCAACTGTCGAAGTTACCCTACCTGGCAAAGAACCTCTTGTGTTTGGACATGTGAAGAAAGCAAAGGTGGATGAAATCATCGCCCGGTATATCCGGCACGGAGAATTGCTGGATGATATCATCCCGGTTACTTACACGGCTGTTAAACCGGAATAA
- the gyrA gene encoding DNA gyrase subunit A produces MVDQDRIIKINIEEEMKSAYIDYSMSVIVSRALPDVRDGFKPVHRRILFGMNELGNTSDKPYKKSARIVGEVLGKYHPHGDSSVYFAMVRMAQTWSMRYTLVDGQGNFGSVDGDSPAAMRYTEARLSKLAEEMLRDIDKDTVDFQLNFDDTLKEPTVLPTRIPNLLVNGASGIAVGMATNMPTHNLSEVLDGCMAFIDARGEMEVADLMQYIKAPDFPTGATIYGYAGVKDAFETGRGRIILRGKAEIETEGNHEKIIITEIPYLVNKAELIKYIADLVNEKRIEGISNVNDESDRSGMRIVVDVKRDANSSVVLNKLYKLTALQSSFSVNNIALVNGRPRQLNLKDLIKAFVDHRHEVVIRRTKYELRKAEERAHILEGLIIASDNIDEVIAIIKSSKSPAEAIERLMERFSLSEIQSRAIVEMRLRQLTGLEQDKLRAEYEEIEKLIAYLKEILENDDLCMKVIKDELKEIKDKYGDERKTDIVYASEELNPEDFYADDEMIITISHMGYIKRTPLSEFRAQGRGGVGAKGSETRDEDFVEYIYPASMHATLLIFTAKGKCYWLKVFEIPEGAKNSKGRAIQNLLNIEPDDKVNAFIRVKKLTTDTEFINSHYLLFCTKKGVIKKTLLEAYSRPRQNGVNAITLREDDGLIEVCMTNGNNEVLIANRNGRAIRFHENAVRVMGRTASGVRGMTLDDDPNDEVVGMVCIKDKEKETVLVVSEQGYGKRSNIEDYRITNRGGKGVKTINITEKTGKLVAIKNVTEENDIMIINKSGITIRMKVSDLNVIGRATQGVRLINLGKRNDEIASVCKVLSQTEEEIAEEKAQREALEDGANHEHPTENTDFEDVSNDIESNENADDTEETTEE; encoded by the coding sequence ATGGTTGATCAAGACAGAATTATTAAGATTAACATCGAGGAGGAAATGAAATCGGCATACATTGACTATTCAATGTCTGTCATCGTTTCACGTGCTCTTCCGGATGTTAGGGATGGTTTTAAACCGGTTCATCGTCGTATTTTGTTTGGAATGAATGAATTGGGTAACACCTCCGACAAACCTTATAAAAAATCTGCGAGAATTGTTGGTGAAGTTTTAGGTAAATATCATCCACACGGCGACTCGTCCGTTTATTTCGCAATGGTTCGTATGGCGCAGACATGGTCTATGCGTTATACGCTGGTGGATGGACAGGGGAACTTCGGTTCGGTGGACGGTGACAGTCCTGCCGCCATGCGTTATACGGAAGCAAGATTAAGCAAGCTTGCCGAAGAAATGCTGCGCGATATTGACAAAGATACGGTTGATTTCCAGTTGAACTTTGACGATACGCTGAAAGAACCGACCGTATTGCCGACTCGTATTCCGAATTTGTTGGTAAATGGCGCTTCTGGTATTGCCGTCGGTATGGCGACAAACATGCCGACACATAACCTTAGCGAGGTGTTGGATGGCTGTATGGCCTTCATCGATGCCCGCGGAGAAATGGAAGTGGCAGATCTGATGCAATATATCAAAGCTCCGGATTTCCCGACTGGCGCAACTATCTATGGATATGCTGGTGTAAAAGATGCTTTCGAAACAGGTAGAGGGCGTATCATCCTGCGGGGTAAAGCTGAAATCGAAACGGAAGGCAATCATGAGAAGATCATTATTACCGAAATTCCTTACCTTGTTAATAAGGCGGAATTGATCAAATATATCGCTGATCTGGTAAATGAAAAACGTATCGAGGGCATTTCCAATGTCAACGACGAGTCGGACCGTAGCGGTATGCGTATCGTTGTGGATGTCAAGAGAGATGCCAATTCGAGCGTGGTGCTGAATAAATTGTACAAGTTGACAGCTTTGCAGTCTTCTTTCAGTGTTAACAATATTGCACTGGTGAACGGGCGTCCGCGCCAGCTCAATCTGAAAGACCTGATCAAGGCATTCGTCGATCACCGCCATGAAGTCGTGATCCGCCGTACCAAATACGAATTGCGCAAAGCGGAAGAACGTGCCCATATCTTGGAAGGCCTGATTATTGCTTCCGACAATATCGACGAAGTCATTGCCATCATCAAGTCATCAAAGAGTCCGGCGGAAGCTATCGAACGCTTGATGGAACGCTTCTCCTTGTCAGAAATACAATCTCGTGCCATCGTAGAAATGAGACTCCGTCAATTGACAGGTCTGGAACAGGATAAACTTCGTGCAGAATATGAAGAAATCGAAAAATTAATCGCATATTTGAAGGAAATTCTGGAAAATGACGATCTTTGTATGAAAGTCATCAAAGACGAATTGAAGGAAATCAAGGACAAGTACGGAGACGAACGTAAAACGGACATCGTTTATGCTTCTGAAGAGCTTAATCCTGAAGACTTCTATGCAGATGATGAGATGATCATCACCATCTCCCACATGGGATATATCAAACGTACGCCGTTAAGTGAATTCCGTGCTCAGGGACGTGGCGGAGTAGGGGCTAAAGGTTCTGAAACGCGTGATGAAGATTTTGTGGAATACATCTATCCGGCTTCCATGCATGCCACCTTGCTGATCTTTACGGCAAAAGGAAAATGTTATTGGCTGAAAGTATTCGAAATTCCGGAGGGAGCGAAGAACTCGAAGGGTAGAGCGATCCAGAATTTGTTGAACATCGAACCGGATGATAAGGTCAACGCTTTCATCCGTGTAAAGAAACTGACGACAGATACCGAGTTTATCAATTCTCATTACCTGTTGTTCTGTACAAAAAAAGGTGTGATCAAGAAGACGTTGCTGGAAGCATATTCCCGTCCTCGTCAGAATGGTGTAAATGCCATCACATTACGTGAAGACGACGGTCTGATCGAAGTTTGTATGACAAATGGCAATAATGAAGTTTTGATTGCAAACCGCAACGGGCGTGCCATCCGTTTCCATGAAAATGCAGTACGTGTTATGGGCCGTACAGCATCCGGTGTGAGAGGTATGACACTCGATGACGATCCTAACGACGAAGTGGTAGGAATGGTTTGCATCAAGGATAAAGAAAAGGAAACTGTACTGGTCGTGTCCGAACAAGGCTACGGAAAACGCTCGAATATCGAAGATTATCGTATTACGAACCGTGGAGGTAAAGGTGTCAAAACCATCAATATTACGGAGAAGACCGGTAAACTGGTTGCAATCAAGAATGTTACGGAGGAAAACGATATTATGATCATTAATAAATCCGGTATCACAATCCGTATGAAGGTATCCGACCTGAATGTCATCGGACGTGCGACACAAGGGGTACGCCTGATCAATTTAGGAAAACGTAATGACGAAATCGCCTCTGTATGTAAAGTTCTGTCACAGACCGAAGAAGAGATCGCTGAAGAAAAAGCACAGCGTGAAGCTTTAGAAGATGGTGCGAACCATGAACATCCAACGGAGAATACCGATTTCGAAGATGTCTCTAACGATATCGAAAGCAATGAAAATGCGGACGATACGGAAGAAACAACTGAGGAATAA
- the aldA gene encoding aldehyde dehydrogenase: MKELKMFIDGRFIENESGKWIKVLNPSTEEVISLMPDGTVEDAKKAIDAAEKAQDQWERTPSIERAAYLTKIAAGIRKREKELTDIIVREGGKTQGLANVEVLFTADYIDYMAGWARRYEGEIIPSDRPHESIFLFKKAIGVTTGILPWNFPFFLVARKAAPALITGNTIVVKPSQLTPENAYVFAQIVEEVGLPAGVFNLVNGRGSVIGHELAANPKVGMVSLTGSVSAGQQTMAAAAPNITKVSLELGGKAPAIVMEDADIDLAVKSIIASRVINTGQVCNCAERVYVDKKIKDAFIEKLVTGMKQVKVGNPNEVADLDMGPLIEANALAAMEQKVEKAVQQGAKLLCGGHRIGTKGYFFEPTVLDCATQEMDIVREETFGPILPVVEYTDINDAIAWANDCEYGLTSSVYTQNLDHAFKIMRSLKFGETYINRENFEAMQGFHAGWRKSGIGGADGKHGLEEYLQTHVVYIETKE, from the coding sequence ATGAAGGAATTGAAAATGTTTATTGATGGCAGATTCATAGAAAATGAATCTGGAAAATGGATTAAAGTATTAAATCCTTCTACTGAAGAAGTTATCTCATTAATGCCGGATGGAACGGTCGAAGATGCTAAAAAAGCAATTGATGCGGCAGAAAAAGCTCAGGATCAATGGGAAAGAACACCTTCTATAGAAAGAGCCGCTTATCTGACTAAAATTGCGGCGGGTATTCGTAAAAGAGAAAAGGAACTGACTGATATAATTGTTCGTGAAGGTGGAAAAACTCAAGGTTTGGCTAATGTAGAAGTTCTTTTTACAGCAGATTATATCGACTATATGGCTGGATGGGCCCGCCGGTATGAGGGAGAAATCATCCCCAGTGACCGTCCACATGAAAGTATATTCCTGTTCAAGAAAGCAATTGGTGTAACAACCGGTATTCTCCCCTGGAACTTTCCCTTCTTCCTGGTTGCCCGTAAAGCAGCTCCGGCTTTGATTACCGGTAATACGATTGTAGTAAAACCGAGTCAGCTTACACCTGAAAATGCATACGTTTTTGCGCAAATTGTAGAAGAAGTCGGTTTGCCGGCCGGAGTTTTCAACTTAGTGAACGGGCGAGGCTCGGTGATTGGCCATGAATTGGCTGCAAATCCGAAAGTTGGCATGGTCAGCCTTACCGGAAGTGTGAGTGCCGGACAACAGACAATGGCAGCAGCAGCTCCTAATATAACAAAAGTATCTTTGGAGTTAGGAGGAAAAGCTCCTGCAATTGTGATGGAAGACGCAGATATAGATTTGGCGGTAAAGTCGATTATTGCTTCACGTGTTATCAATACAGGACAGGTTTGTAACTGTGCAGAGCGAGTTTATGTCGATAAAAAGATCAAAGATGCTTTTATCGAAAAACTTGTGACCGGCATGAAGCAAGTAAAAGTCGGCAATCCGAACGAGGTCGCAGATTTGGATATGGGACCACTGATCGAAGCAAATGCCCTGGCTGCCATGGAGCAAAAAGTTGAAAAGGCTGTTCAGCAGGGAGCTAAACTTTTGTGTGGTGGTCATCGGATCGGAACAAAAGGATATTTCTTCGAACCGACAGTGTTGGATTGTGCCACACAAGAAATGGATATCGTACGGGAAGAAACCTTCGGCCCTATCCTGCCCGTTGTCGAATATACGGATATCAATGATGCGATTGCATGGGCAAATGATTGTGAGTACGGATTGACTTCTTCCGTTTATACGCAGAATCTGGACCATGCATTCAAGATCATGCGCTCGCTGAAGTTTGGCGAAACATATATCAATCGTGAGAACTTTGAAGCCATGCAAGGCTTCCATGCAGGATGGCGTAAGTCCGGAATTGGCGGTGCAGATGGAAAGCACGGCCTTGAAGAATATCTGCAAACACATGTCGTCTATATAGAAACTAAAGAATAG
- a CDS encoding NADH-quinone oxidoreductase subunit NuoF: protein MAQYSSYILVCGGTGCRASQSELILQNLKEAVERQGLQETVQVIRTGCFGFCEKGPVVKMVPDNTFYVQVKPTDAVDIVREHLVKGRKVERLLYVNPETKELVPDSKHINFYKKQLRIALRNCGFINPENIDEYIARDGYVALGKALTEMTPESVIKEIMDSGLRGRGGGGFPTGLKWQITRKVKSPQKYVVCNADEGDPGAFMDRSILEGDPHSIVEAMAINGYCTGATKGLVYIRAEYPLAVERLKIAIHQAKEYGLLGDNIFGTDFSFDIEIRYGAGAFVCGEETALIHSMEGLRGEATVKPPFPSEHGYKGCPTNVNNVETYANVPVILLKGAEWFSSIGTEKSKGTKVFALAGKVNNVGLIEVPMGTTLREVIFGIGGGIKDGKKFKAVQTGGPSGGCLTEKHLDLPIDYDNLLAAGSMMGSGGMIVMDEDDCMVAMAKFYLDFTVEESCGKCAPCRIGNKRLHEMLQKITSGNGTIEDLNRLRNLAGVIKDTALCGLGQTSPNPVLSTMDNFYDEYLAHVKEKRCPSHQCRELTQYFINPEKCKGCTLCARMCPVNAITGDKKVPHVIDPQTCIRCGSCIERCKFGAIYVH from the coding sequence ATGGCACAATACAGTAGTTATATACTAGTGTGTGGCGGTACCGGCTGCCGTGCATCACAGAGTGAACTTATACTTCAAAATCTGAAAGAGGCCGTCGAACGACAGGGATTGCAAGAGACCGTCCAGGTGATCCGTACCGGTTGCTTCGGCTTTTGTGAAAAAGGGCCGGTGGTTAAAATGGTTCCAGACAATACGTTCTATGTTCAGGTAAAGCCGACGGATGCCGTAGACATTGTCCGGGAGCATTTGGTGAAAGGACGCAAGGTGGAACGGCTTCTTTACGTCAATCCCGAAACAAAGGAGCTGGTGCCGGACTCTAAACATATCAATTTTTACAAAAAGCAACTCCGTATCGCTCTCAGAAATTGTGGTTTCATCAATCCCGAAAATATAGACGAATATATTGCCCGTGACGGTTATGTGGCTTTGGGCAAAGCCTTGACCGAGATGACGCCCGAATCGGTGATCAAAGAAATTATGGACAGTGGATTGCGTGGTAGGGGAGGCGGTGGATTCCCGACTGGCTTGAAATGGCAAATAACCCGCAAAGTGAAATCTCCCCAGAAATATGTCGTTTGTAATGCGGACGAAGGTGATCCGGGAGCATTCATGGACCGTTCCATTTTGGAAGGTGATCCGCATTCCATCGTTGAAGCGATGGCGATCAACGGATATTGTACAGGAGCCACGAAAGGGTTGGTTTATATCCGGGCCGAATATCCGTTAGCCGTAGAGAGGCTGAAGATTGCAATCCATCAAGCGAAAGAATACGGTTTGCTGGGGGATAATATCTTCGGGACGGATTTCTCTTTCGATATCGAGATACGCTATGGGGCAGGGGCATTCGTTTGTGGCGAAGAAACGGCTTTGATCCATAGTATGGAGGGGCTTCGCGGGGAAGCGACCGTGAAACCTCCTTTCCCAAGTGAACATGGCTACAAGGGTTGTCCGACCAATGTAAACAATGTGGAAACGTATGCCAATGTACCGGTTATCCTATTGAAGGGAGCCGAATGGTTCAGCAGTATAGGAACGGAGAAAAGCAAGGGCACGAAAGTCTTTGCTCTTGCGGGAAAAGTAAACAACGTCGGGTTGATAGAGGTTCCGATGGGGACGACGTTGCGCGAAGTGATCTTTGGCATCGGAGGAGGCATCAAAGATGGAAAAAAGTTTAAGGCTGTGCAGACAGGAGGGCCTTCGGGTGGCTGCCTGACTGAGAAGCATCTGGATTTGCCGATTGACTATGACAATCTTTTAGCTGCTGGTTCGATGATGGGATCGGGAGGTATGATTGTGATGGACGAAGACGATTGCATGGTGGCTATGGCCAAATTCTATCTGGATTTCACTGTCGAGGAATCATGCGGCAAATGTGCTCCCTGCCGGATTGGTAACAAGCGGCTGCACGAGATGTTGCAAAAGATTACGTCCGGCAACGGAACGATTGAGGACTTGAATCGACTCCGCAACCTGGCCGGAGTGATTAAAGACACGGCCCTATGCGGTTTGGGACAGACATCGCCTAACCCGGTTTTGTCTACGATGGATAACTTTTATGATGAATATCTGGCTCATGTGAAGGAAAAACGTTGTCCGTCTCATCAATGTCGTGAACTGACGCAATATTTTATCAATCCGGAAAAATGCAAGGGGTGTACGCTTTGTGCCCGGATGTGTCCGGTGAATGCGATCACAGGAGACAAGAAAGTTCCGCATGTGATCGATCCGCAGACTTGTATCCGGTGCGGTTCGTGTATAGAGAGATGTAAGTTTGGCGCCATCTATGTGCACTAA